One segment of Nakamurella flava DNA contains the following:
- a CDS encoding FUSC family protein, translating into MFTSEVGPGGPGARPQSRVRRLLADTRSRLRVRGAAAFGRALRLSGAAVAAFVVALAVFPSTVPILAPLTALLVVEVTLKDILASGLQRIASVTLGVLVAVGFSAYVGLSWWSLGVLLAVAIMLGQLLRLGPHALEVPISAMLVLAVGGSEAAASDRIFETLVGAGVGVLVNVVLPPAVRPRRAAESVDRFARELARLLAGAAAELRDPITQAQAVRWMEAARELSRQLPKIDAGLQELADSRRLNPRALGVPDTGANLRGELEALEHTTIAVRSMFRSILDGVRDDPNPDPAAGEDRRRIFAALVADVAVTVAAVGSLARAEGTDGEADRAAVVATTLATLRDARDRIDELASLRADPAEEGWQLTEPVRVTVHRVLRDLDEAVRQRVHTRPPAPGLAGPVELVSRWRPRRGAPGVGPARRGPHAPGQRLGPHSGAHPGRPGRRGGAEATGGLRPVGRSATETGAFRPVLRSVLETGTFRPVGRSAVETSLLRVVSPAGGSIPSARPVDGGDASAARTDRLPRLVEPPTSVDPSGR; encoded by the coding sequence GTGTTCACGTCCGAGGTCGGTCCAGGGGGGCCGGGGGCGCGTCCGCAGTCGCGGGTGCGCCGTCTGCTGGCGGACACCCGGTCCCGGTTGCGGGTCCGGGGTGCGGCGGCCTTCGGTCGGGCCCTGCGGTTGTCCGGCGCCGCGGTGGCCGCCTTCGTCGTCGCCCTGGCGGTGTTCCCGTCGACCGTGCCGATCCTGGCGCCGCTGACCGCTCTGCTGGTGGTCGAGGTGACCTTGAAGGACATCCTGGCCAGTGGGCTGCAACGGATCGCCAGCGTCACCCTCGGCGTGCTGGTCGCGGTCGGGTTCTCGGCCTACGTGGGGTTGTCCTGGTGGAGCCTGGGTGTGCTGTTGGCCGTGGCGATCATGCTGGGTCAGCTGCTGCGGCTCGGACCGCATGCCCTGGAGGTGCCGATCAGCGCGATGCTGGTGCTGGCGGTGGGTGGTTCGGAGGCCGCGGCGTCGGACCGCATCTTCGAGACCCTGGTCGGCGCCGGGGTGGGCGTGCTGGTCAACGTCGTGCTGCCGCCGGCGGTGCGTCCGCGGCGGGCGGCCGAGTCCGTCGACCGGTTCGCCCGTGAGCTGGCCCGGTTGCTGGCCGGGGCCGCTGCGGAGCTGCGCGACCCGATCACGCAGGCGCAGGCGGTGCGGTGGATGGAGGCGGCCCGCGAACTCAGTCGTCAGCTGCCGAAGATCGACGCCGGCCTGCAGGAGCTGGCCGACAGTCGGCGGTTGAACCCGCGGGCGTTGGGCGTGCCGGACACGGGCGCCAACCTGCGGGGCGAGCTCGAAGCGCTGGAGCACACCACGATCGCGGTGCGCAGCATGTTCCGGTCGATCCTGGACGGCGTCCGCGACGACCCGAACCCCGACCCGGCCGCCGGGGAGGACCGGCGGCGGATCTTCGCCGCCCTGGTCGCCGACGTGGCGGTAACGGTCGCGGCGGTCGGGTCGCTGGCCCGGGCCGAGGGCACCGACGGTGAGGCGGACCGGGCGGCCGTGGTGGCGACGACCCTCGCCACCCTGCGCGATGCCCGGGACCGGATCGACGAGTTGGCCTCGCTGCGGGCCGACCCGGCGGAGGAGGGGTGGCAGCTGACCGAGCCGGTGCGGGTCACCGTGCACCGGGTGCTGCGCGATCTCGACGAGGCGGTGCGCCAGCGGGTGCACACCCGGCCGCCCGCTCCGGGGTTGGCCGGGCCGGTGGAGCTGGTGTCGCGGTGGCGACCGCGGCGTGGGGCTCCCGGGGTCGGACCGGCCCGCCGGGGACCACACGCCCCCGGCCAGAGGCTCGGTCCGCACTCCGGCGCCCATCCGGGTCGGCCGGGTCGCCGCGGTGGCGCCGAGGCGACGGGTGGTCTGCGGCCGGTGGGCCGGTCGGCCACCGAGACGGGGGCTTTCCGCCCGGTACTGCGGTCGGTCCTGGAGACGGGCACGTTCCGCCCGGTCGGCCGGTCCGCGGTCGAGACGAGCCTGCTGCGGGTGGTGTCACCCGCCGGCGGGTCGATCCCGTCGGCTCGCCCGGTCGACGGCGGGGATGCGTCGGCGGCGCGGACCGACCGGCTGCCACGGCTTGTCGAGCCGCCGACGAGCGTGGACCCATCCGGGCGCTGA
- a CDS encoding class I SAM-dependent methyltransferase, producing MTTADIWDEAIARNYDDDCAEMFDDAVVGPTVARLAALADGGPACEFAIGTGRVAVPLWQSGVPVVGIELSAPMITQLRAKVRADQIPVTEGDMATADAAGPDVVGEYSLVFLIFNTIMNPLTQDEQVGCFVNAARHLRPGGAFVVECGVPDLRRLPPGQTAVPFEVTDTHVGVDTFDPARQLLTSVHLNRQPDGSYRRFDSHHRYVWPAELDLMARVAGLRLESRSADWSGTPFTADSAAHVSVYRRPAAD from the coding sequence ATGACCACCGCGGACATCTGGGACGAGGCCATCGCACGGAACTACGACGACGACTGCGCGGAGATGTTCGACGATGCCGTGGTCGGGCCCACCGTCGCCCGGCTCGCGGCCCTGGCCGACGGTGGACCGGCCTGTGAGTTCGCCATCGGCACCGGCCGGGTCGCGGTGCCGCTGTGGCAGTCCGGGGTGCCGGTCGTCGGGATCGAGCTCTCGGCGCCGATGATCACGCAGCTGCGGGCCAAGGTACGGGCCGACCAGATCCCGGTGACCGAAGGCGACATGGCCACGGCCGACGCAGCGGGCCCCGACGTCGTGGGTGAGTACTCGTTGGTGTTCCTGATCTTCAACACGATCATGAATCCGCTGACCCAGGACGAGCAGGTCGGCTGTTTCGTCAACGCCGCCCGGCATCTCCGTCCGGGTGGCGCCTTCGTGGTGGAGTGCGGCGTGCCCGATCTGCGTCGGCTACCGCCCGGGCAGACGGCCGTCCCGTTCGAGGTGACCGACACCCACGTGGGGGTGGACACCTTCGACCCGGCCCGCCAGCTCCTCACCTCGGTCCATCTCAACCGGCAGCCCGACGGGTCGTACCGGCGGTTCGACTCCCATCACCGGTACGTCTGGCCGGCCGAGCTCGACCTGATGGCCCGGGTCGCCGGCCTGCGGTTGGAGAGTCGTTCGGCGGACTGGTCCGGCACCCCGTTCACCGCCGACAGTGCCGCGCACGTCTCGGTCTACCGGCGGCCCGCCGCCGACTGA